The following proteins are encoded in a genomic region of Magnolia sinica isolate HGM2019 chromosome 1, MsV1, whole genome shotgun sequence:
- the LOC131220281 gene encoding ETHYLENE INSENSITIVE 3-like 3 protein, producing MEHLAIIAQGLGEGSDFEVDDFRCDNLAENDVSDEEIQPEDLERRMWKDRIKLRRIKERQKLEAQQAAEKPKHKQSSDQARRKKMSRAQDGILKYMLKLMEVCKARGFVYGIIPEKGKPVSGASDNIRAWWKEKVKFDKNGPAAIAKYEAETAADGGNMENKGNGNFHSLQNLQDATLGSLLSSLMQHCDPPQRKYPLEKGIPPPWWPLGTEDWWRDLGLPKGQVPPYKKPHDLKKAWKVGVLTAVIKHMSPDITKIRRHVRQSKCLQDKMTAKESSIWLGVLNREEEMITQQHSGEIVLSAVTEMQPISRKERQEATTSSSGDYDVDGLEDCQGSVSSKDDRRNLQMDLEPSGGNADSTVRKSHPCENTNQAVQEKEQAEEQHRRKRLRGSTTPADQQATTSSDEQLPREPRNTLPDMNYTVLQSNGHLIHATQPKRSRNPSSRRQEEDSGSQNQLPESEFNYFSSPPADVSEQSMHVGGHPLLYSGMQNTSLHPETTFGFYSSSGGYRLPHDKQQLEMLTIGHQIRPEDTGFNDENHVFGHTLTLDGNSNEIGGDVHSLVKDAFRTGQDKLVDSHYGSPIDGLSLDYGFNSPFDLGIDGTSSLDTADLDFSLDDDLIQYFGA from the coding sequence ATGGAGCACCTTGCGATAATTGCCCAAGGATTGGGGGAGGGTTCAGATTTCGAAGTTGACGACTTCAGGTGCGATAATCTGGCTGAAAACGATGTCAGCGATGAAGAAATCCAGCCTGAGGATTTGGAAAGGAGGATGTGGAAGGATCGGATCAAGCTCCGGAGAATCAAGGAGAGGCAGAAGCTTGAGGCGCAGCAGGCTGCCGAGAAACCGAAGCACAAGCAGTCATCTGATCAGGCCCGGAGGAAAAAGATGTCAAGGGCCCAAGATGGTATTCTGAAATACATGTTGAAGCTGATGGAAGTGTGCAAGGCTCGCGGGTTCGTGTACGGGATCATTCCCGAGAAGGGGAAGCCCGTGAGTGGTGCTTCAGATAACATAAGAGCTTGGTGGAAAGAGAAGGTGAAATTCGATAAGAATGGGCCAGCTGCTATAGCGAAGTATGAGGCAGAGACTGCAGCGGATGGCGGGAACATGGAAAACAAAGGAAATGGGAATTTCCACAGCCTTCAAAACCTGCAAGATGCGACTTTGGGTTCCCTTCTGTCATCGCTGATGCAGCACTGTGACCCGCCGCAGCGGAAGTACCCATTAGAGAAGGGGATTCCACCGCCTTGGTGGCCTTTGGGGACTGAAGATTGGTGGAGGGATTTGGGATTGCCGAAGGGTCAGGTTCCTCCTTATAAGAAGCCCCATGATTTGAAGAAGGCATGGAAGGTTGGGGTGCTAACGGCTGTGATCAAGCACATGTCACCTGATATCACAAAGATCAGAAGGCATGTTCGGCAGTCAAAGTGTTTGCAGGATAAGATGACTGCCAAGGAGAGTTCGATTTGGTTGGGAGTGTTGAATCGAGAGGAGGAAATGATCACTCAGCAGCACAGCGGCGAGATTGTGTTGTCTGCTGTAACCGAGATGCAACCTATTAGTCGCAAGGAAAGACAGGAAGCTACCACTAGCAGCAGTGGGGATTATGATGTTGACGGTTTGGAAGATTGTCAAGGTTCTGTTTCGTCTAAAGATGATAGGAGAAATCTACAGATGGATTTAGAGCCAAGTGGAGGTAATGCGGATTCAACAGTAAGGAAGAGCCACCCTTGTGAAAATACCAACCAAGCTGTTCAGGAAAAAGAGCAGGCAGAAGAACAACATAGGAGAAAGAGACTCCGCGGGAGTACCACTCCTGCCGATCAGCAGGCCACGACATCTAGTGATGAACAACTGCCTAGGGAACCGAGAAACACTCTCCCTGATATGAACTACACAGTTCTGCAGTCAAATGGACATCTTATTCATGCTACCCAACCTAAACGTTCGCGAAATCCGTCTTCAAGAAGGCAAGAAGAAGATTCGGGGAGCCAAAACCAGTTGCCTGAATCTGAGTTCAACTACTTTTCCAGCCCGCCTGCTGATGTTTCTGAACAAAGCATGCATGTTGGCGGCCATCCATTGTTATATTCAGGCATGCAAAATACCAGTTTGCATCCCGAAACTACCTTTGGTTTCTATTCCTCGTCTGGGGGATACAGGCTTCCGCATGACAAACAGCAGCTTGAAATGCTCACGATTGGTCACCAGATAAGGCCCGAGGATACTGGatttaatgatgaaaatcatgTCTTTGGGCATACACTGACGTTGGACGGAAACTCGAATGAGATTGGCGGAGATGTACACAGCTTGGTAAAGGATGCGTTCCGAACTGGGCAAGATAAACTCGTTGACAGCCATTATGGTTCTCCGATCGATGGGCTGTCATTGGATTATGGATTCAACAGTCCATTTGATCTTGGCATTGACGGCACTAGTTCGTTAGATACCGCTGATCTGGATTTCTCGCTGGATGATGATTTGATTCAATACTTTGGAGCATAG
- the LOC131220258 gene encoding FT-interacting protein 3-like, translated as MQRPPPPEEFRLKETSPHLGGSRIAGDKLTSTYDLVEQMQYLYVRVVKAKELPPSDVTGSCDPYVEVKLGNYKGTTRHFEKKSNPEWNQVFAFSKDRIQSSVVEVVVKDKDMVKDDVMGYVVFDLNEVPKRVPPDSPLAPQWYRLENRKGEKGKGELMLAVWMGTQADEAFPEAWHSDAAAVHSEGLANIRSKVYLSPKLWYVRVNVIEAQDLQPGDKARYPEVYVKAILGNQALRTRVSQSRTLNPMWNEDLMFVAAEPFEEHLILSVEDRVGPNKDEVLGKAVIPLQNVQRRLDHKPVNTRWYNLEKHIVVDGEQKKKEKFASRIHLRICLDGGYHVLDESTHYSSDLRPTAKQLWKQSIGVLEVGILTAQGLLPMKTKDGRGTTDAYCVAKYGQKWVRTRTIIDSFTPKWNEQYTWEVFDPCTVITIGVFDNCHLHGGEKGSGSKDSRIGKVRIRLSTLETDRVYTHSYPLLVLHPSGVKKMGEVQLAVRFTCSSLINILHIYSQPLLPKMHYLHPLSVTQLDTLRHQATQIVSMRLSRAEPPLRKEVVEYMLDVDSHMWSMRRSKANFFRIMGVLSGLIAVGKWFDQICHWKNPLTTILIHVLFIILVLYPELILPTIFLYLFLIGVWYYRWRPRQPPHMDTRLSHADAVHPDELDEEFDTFPTSRPADIVRMRYDRLRSVAGRIQTVVGDLATQGERLQSLLSWRDPRATALFVMFCLITAIVLYVTPFQVVALITGFYVLRHPRFRHKLPSAPLNFFRRLPARTDSML; from the coding sequence ATGCAGCGACCGCCCCCTCCAGAAGAATTTCGTCTCAAGGAGACTTCGCCCCACCTTGGTGGCAGCAGGATTGCCGGTGATAAGCTCACTAGCACCTATGATCTTGTTGAGCAGATGCAATATCTGTATGTCCGTGTTGTCAAAGCCAAAGAGCTCCCACCGTCGGATGTCACTGGTAGCTGTGATCCATATGTGGAAGTGAAGCTTGGGAATTACAAGGGCACGACTCGGCATTTTGAAAAGAAGTCGAACCCCGAGTGGAACCAGGTTTTTGCATTCTCGAAGGACCGAATCCAATCTTCTGTTGTTGAGGTTGTGGTGAAGGATAAGGATATGGTGAAGGATGATGTTATGGGGTATGTTGTTTTCGATCTCAATGAAGTCCCTAAGCGCGTGCCCCCAGACAGCCCGCTAGCGCCACAGTGGTACAGACTGGAAAATCGGAAGGGAGAGAAGGGCAAAGGGGAGCTCATGTTGGCTGTTTGGATGGGCACACAGGCAGATGAAGCATTTCCTGAAGCATGGCATTCTGACGCTGCGGCTGTTCACAGCGAAGGGCTAGCAAACATCAGGTCGAAAGTATATCTCTCTCCTAAGCTTTGGTACGTTCGGGTTAATGTTATTGAAGCTCAGGACTTGCAACCGGGTGATAAGGCCAGGTATCCAGAAGTCTATGTTAAGGCTATTCTTGGAAATCAGGCATTGCGAACTAGGGTTTCTCAGAGCAGGACTCTCAATCCAATGTGGAATGAGGATTTGATGTTTGTAGCAGCAGAGCCCTTTGAAGAGCACTTGATTTTGAGCGTGGAAGATAGGGTAGGACCCAACAAGGATGAGGTTCTGGGGAAGGCTGTGATTCCTTTGCAGAATGTGCAGAGGAGGCTGGACCATAAACCTGTGAATACTAGGTGGTATAACCTTGAGAAGCACATTGTTGTGGATGGTGagcagaagaagaaggagaaatttGCCAGTAGGATTCATTTGAGgatctgtttggatggtgggtaTCATGTCTTGGATGAATCAACACATTATAGCAGCGATCTTCGGCCGACAGCAAAGCAGTTGTGGAAGCAGAGCATTGGGGTTCTGGAAGTGGGGATTTTGACTGCTCAGGGTTTGTTGCCTATGAAGACGAAGGATGGGCGGGGGACCACAGATGCTTATTGCGTAGCAAAATATGGGCAGAAGTGGGTTCGTACAAGGACGATTATTGATAGCTTTACTCCAAAGTGGAATGAGCAATACACTTGGGAGGTTTTTGATCCATGTACTGTGATTACTATTGGGGTGTTCGACAACTGTCATTTGCATGGAGGAGAGAAGGGGTCGGGATCAAAAGATTCCAGAATCGGAAAGGTGCGGATTCGGCTCTCGACGCTTGAAACTGATCGGGTCTATACCCACTCGTACCCGCTGCTGGTACTGCATCCTTCAGGAGTGAAGAAGATGGGAGAGGTGCAGCTGGCTGTTAGGTTCACGTGTTCGTCTTTGATTAACATACTGCATATCTATTCACAGCCGTTGCTGCCAAAAATGCATTACCTTCATCCACTGTCTGTTACTCAGCTCGATACCTTGAGGCACCAGGCCACGCAGATAGTATCGATGAGGTTGAGTCGTGCTGAGCCACCGCTGCGGAAAGAAGTGGTCGAATACATGCTGGATGTTGATTCTCATATGTGGAGCATGCGAAGAAGCAAAGCTAACTTCTTCCGGATTATGGGTGTCTTGAGTGGGTTGATTGCAGTTGGGAAATGGTTTGATCAGATATGTCATTGGAAGAACCCTTTGACGACAATCCTTATTCACGTACTTTTCATAATACTGGTTTTGTACCCTGAGCTGATACTACCGACGATATTTCTATACCTGTTCTTGATTGGGGTCTGGTACTACCGGTGGAGGCCTAGGCAGCCTCCTCACATGGATACTCGTCTATCTCATGCTGATGCTGTTCATCCTGATGAATTGGATGAGGAGTTTGATACTTTTCCGACTTCTCGGCCGGCAGATATTGTGAGAATGAGATATGATCGCTTGAGAAGCGTTGCGGGAAGGATACAGACGGTGGTTGGTGACCTGGCGACGCAGGGGGAGAGATTGCAGTCTCTGCTGAGCTGGCGAGACCCAAGAGCAACAGCCCTGTTTGTGATGTTCTGTTTGATCACCGCCATTGTGCTCTATGTTACACCGTTCCAGGTGGTGGCCCTCATCACTGGCTTTTATGTGTTGAGGCATCCGAGGTTCCGCCACAAGCTTCCTTCAGCACCCCTCAACTTCTTCAGGAGGCTACCTGCAAGAACAGACAGCATGTTATGA